One genomic segment of Fusobacterium nucleatum includes these proteins:
- a CDS encoding cupin domain-containing protein produces the protein MVKIEVAKAICFNQLINSKEAEVVSMRILNQSNSYISLFSLAKNEEITAEAMLGNRYYYCFSGSGEVSIENNKKLISNGDFLEVLAHNNYSIKSSDTLKLIEIGEKIGDEAMENQTLKMLESASAFNLADCVEYKEGQIVSKNLVAKSNLVITIMSFWKGEALDPHKAPGDALVTVLDGEGKYIVDGKPFIVKKGESAVLPANIPHAVEAVENFKMMLTLVK, from the coding sequence ATGGTAAAAATTGAAGTTGCAAAAGCTATTTGTTTTAACCAACTTATAAATTCAAAAGAAGCAGAAGTTGTAAGTATGAGAATTTTAAATCAATCTAATAGTTATATTTCTTTATTTTCATTAGCTAAAAATGAAGAAATTACAGCTGAAGCTATGTTGGGAAATAGATATTATTATTGTTTTAGTGGTAGTGGAGAAGTATCTATTGAAAATAATAAAAAACTTATTTCAAATGGTGATTTTTTAGAAGTTTTAGCTCATAATAATTATTCTATAAAATCATCAGATACTTTAAAACTTATTGAAATTGGAGAAAAAATAGGAGATGAAGCTATGGAAAACCAAACTTTAAAAATGTTAGAATCTGCTAGTGCCTTTAATCTTGCAGACTGTGTAGAATATAAAGAAGGACAAATTGTAAGTAAAAACTTAGTTGCAAAGTCTAATTTAGTTATAACTATTATGTCATTCTGGAAAGGGGAAGCATTAGATCCTCATAAAGCTCCTGGTGATGCACTTGTTACTGTTCTTGATGGAGAAGGTAAATACATTGTTGATGGAAAACCTTTTATTGTAAAAAAAGGAGAAAGTGCAGTTTTACCTGCTAATATCCCTCATGCTGTTGAAGCAGTAGAAAACTTTAAAATGATGCTAACACTTGTAAAATAA
- a CDS encoding single-stranded DNA-binding protein, with translation MNLVVLNGRLTRDPELKFGQSGKAYSRFSIAVDRPFQSSSDKNSQTADFINCVAFGKTAEFIGEYFRKGRKILLNGRLQMSQYESEGKKITTYVVIADSVEFGEAKTSSGTTDTSSYGHSESKSTNNIMETPSFDENSSGDIGAPVEIDDEFPF, from the coding sequence ATGAATTTAGTTGTTTTAAATGGAAGACTTACAAGAGACCCTGAATTAAAATTTGGACAAAGTGGAAAGGCTTATTCAAGATTTTCAATAGCAGTTGATAGACCTTTTCAATCTAGTTCTGATAAAAATTCTCAAACGGCTGACTTTATAAACTGTGTTGCTTTTGGAAAAACAGCTGAGTTTATTGGAGAATACTTTAGAAAAGGAAGAAAGATTTTACTTAACGGAAGATTACAAATGAGTCAATATGAATCAGAAGGGAAAAAAATAACTACCTATGTTGTTATAGCTGATTCAGTAGAATTTGGAGAAGCTAAAACAAGTAGTGGCACAACAGATACTTCATCTTATGGACATAGTGAAAGTAAATCAACAAATAATATAATGGAAACACCAAGTTTTGATGAAAATTCATCTGGTGATATAGGAGCACCTGTTGAAATTGATGATGAATTTCCATTCTAG
- a CDS encoding cob(I)yrinic acid a,c-diamide adenosyltransferase, producing MEDKKYVNITKVYTKRGDKGETDLLGGSAARKDSLKVESYGCVDEASSFIGVARYYCKNKVIKERLKGIQNKLLVLGGFLASDERGKEMMKDQIKEDDIKLLEEYIDEYNQKLPPLKYFILSGDEEVAAHFHVARTVVRRAERRIVSLKAQEPDLNPLIQKYVNRLSDLMFVLARYSEEVENKKWKSSNLNI from the coding sequence ATGGAAGATAAAAAATATGTAAATATAACAAAAGTATATACAAAAAGAGGAGATAAAGGAGAAACTGATTTACTAGGTGGTAGTGCAGCTAGAAAAGACAGCTTAAAGGTTGAATCTTATGGCTGTGTTGATGAGGCTTCTTCTTTTATTGGGGTTGCAAGATATTATTGTAAAAATAAAGTTATAAAAGAAAGATTAAAAGGGATACAAAATAAATTATTGGTGCTTGGTGGTTTCTTAGCTAGTGATGAAAGAGGAAAAGAAATGATGAAGGATCAAATCAAAGAAGATGATATAAAGTTATTGGAAGAATATATTGATGAATATAATCAAAAATTGCCACCATTAAAATATTTTATATTATCAGGTGATGAGGAAGTAGCAGCACATTTTCATGTGGCTAGGACTGTTGTAAGAAGAGCAGAAAGAAGGATAGTTTCTCTTAAAGCACAAGAGCCTGATTTGAATCCACTTATTCAAAAATATGTAAACAGATTATCTGACTTAATGTTTGTTTTAGCAAGATACTCAGAAGAAGTAGAAAACAAAAAATGGAAGTCTTCAAATTTAAATATTTAA
- a CDS encoding ABC-F family ATP-binding cassette domain-containing protein, whose amino-acid sequence MIATASLGMRFSGRKLFEDVNLKFTPGNCYGVIGANGAGKSTFVKILSGELEATEGEVIFDKNKRMSVLKQDHFQYEDEEVLNVVLMGNKKLWDIMVEKNTIYAKTDFTDEDGIRAAELEGEFAELNGWDAETEAETLLMGLKIGADLHHKLMKELTEPEKVKVLLAQALFGEPDVLLLDEPTNGLDVKAISWLENFIMGLENSTVIVVSHDRHFLNKVCTHITDIDYGKIKMYVGNYDFWYESNELMKTLINNKNKKLEQKRQELQEFIARFSANASKSKQATSRKKQLEKLQLEDMQMSNRKYPFVEFKPEREAGNNLLKVENLSKTIDGIKVLDNVSFTIETGDKVVFLAKNDLVKTTLLSILAGEIEADSGIYTWGITTSQAYMPRDNSQYFNNTDVNLIDWLRPYSPDEHEAFIRGFLGRMLFSGDETLKKVSVLSGGEKVRCMLSKLMLSGANVLLFDNPSDHLDLESITSLNKALIKFKGTILFGAHDHEFIQTVANRIIEITPKGLVDKVTTYDEYLEDETIQARLDEMYS is encoded by the coding sequence ATGATAGCAACAGCAAGTCTTGGAATGAGATTTTCTGGCAGAAAATTATTTGAAGATGTAAACTTAAAATTTACTCCTGGGAACTGTTATGGAGTTATAGGGGCTAATGGAGCAGGTAAATCAACATTTGTAAAAATTCTTTCAGGAGAATTAGAAGCAACTGAGGGAGAAGTTATATTTGATAAAAATAAAAGAATGTCTGTTTTAAAACAAGATCACTTCCAATATGAAGATGAAGAAGTTTTAAATGTTGTTCTTATGGGAAATAAGAAACTATGGGATATTATGGTAGAAAAAAATACTATCTACGCTAAGACAGATTTTACTGATGAAGATGGAATAAGAGCAGCTGAACTTGAAGGAGAATTTGCTGAACTTAATGGTTGGGATGCAGAAACAGAAGCTGAAACTTTACTTATGGGATTAAAAATTGGAGCAGACTTACATCATAAATTGATGAAAGAATTAACTGAACCAGAAAAGGTTAAAGTTTTACTTGCACAAGCACTTTTTGGAGAACCAGATGTTTTACTTTTGGATGAACCTACAAACGGACTTGATGTAAAAGCAATAAGCTGGTTAGAAAACTTTATCATGGGACTTGAAAATTCAACAGTTATTGTGGTATCACATGATAGACACTTTTTAAATAAAGTTTGCACTCATATCACAGATATAGACTATGGTAAAATTAAAATGTATGTTGGAAACTATGATTTTTGGTATGAATCAAATGAACTTATGAAAACTTTAATCAACAATAAAAATAAAAAATTAGAACAAAAAAGACAAGAATTACAAGAATTTATTGCTAGATTTAGTGCCAATGCCTCTAAGTCTAAACAAGCAACTTCAAGAAAGAAACAATTAGAAAAATTGCAACTTGAAGATATGCAAATGTCTAATAGAAAATATCCATTTGTTGAATTCAAACCTGAAAGAGAAGCAGGGAATAATTTATTAAAAGTTGAAAATCTTTCTAAAACTATTGATGGAATAAAAGTTTTAGATAATGTTTCTTTTACGATAGAAACTGGAGATAAAGTTGTTTTCCTAGCTAAAAATGATTTGGTAAAAACTACTTTACTTTCTATTTTAGCAGGTGAAATTGAAGCTGATTCAGGAATCTATACTTGGGGAATTACTACAAGTCAAGCATATATGCCAAGAGATAATAGCCAATATTTTAATAATACTGATGTAAACTTAATTGATTGGCTAAGACCATACTCACCTGATGAGCATGAAGCATTTATCAGAGGATTTTTAGGAAGAATGTTATTTTCAGGAGATGAAACTCTTAAAAAAGTATCTGTATTATCTGGAGGAGAAAAAGTTAGATGTATGTTATCTAAATTAATGCTTTCAGGGGCTAATGTCCTTTTATTTGATAACCCAAGTGACCACTTAGATTTGGAATCAATAACTTCATTAAATAAAGCATTAATAAAATTTAAAGGCACTATTTTATTTGGAGCTCATGACCACGAGTTTATACAAACTGTTGCCAATAGAATTATTGAAATAACACCAAAAGGACTTGTTGATAAAGTAACAACTTATGATGAATATTTAGAAGATGAAACTATCCAAGCTAGACTTGATGAAATGTACAGTTAA
- a CDS encoding SDR family oxidoreductase, producing the protein MKKILIMGGNQFVGKEIAKKFLDKDYTVYVLNRGTRKNIEGVFFLKADRDNFVEIENILKDIEVDIIVDISAYTEEQVDILHKVMKNRFKQYILISSASVYNNIECTPVNEECQTGENLIWGDYAKNKYLAEKKTIENSNLYNFKYTIFRPFYIYGIGNNLDRENYFFSRIKYNLPIFIPSKNNIIQFGYVEDLALAIESSIENSDFYNQIFNISGDEYVTMSEFAEICGKVMAKKVAIKYINTEENKIKARDWFPFREVNLFGDISKLENTGFRNTYSLIQGLEKTYKYNDENDLITKPILNKLEIEN; encoded by the coding sequence ATGAAAAAAATTTTAATTATGGGAGGCAATCAATTTGTAGGAAAAGAAATAGCAAAAAAATTTTTAGACAAAGATTATACAGTTTATGTTTTAAATAGAGGAACAAGAAAAAATATTGAAGGGGTATTTTTTTTAAAAGCTGATAGAGATAATTTTGTTGAAATAGAAAATATTTTAAAAGATATAGAAGTAGATATTATTGTGGATATTTCTGCTTATACAGAAGAACAGGTTGATATATTACATAAAGTTATGAAAAATAGATTTAAACAATATATTTTAATAAGTAGTGCTTCTGTGTACAATAATATAGAATGCACTCCTGTAAATGAAGAATGTCAAACAGGAGAGAATTTAATATGGGGAGATTATGCTAAAAATAAATATTTAGCAGAAAAGAAAACTATTGAAAATTCAAATTTATATAATTTTAAATATACTATATTTAGACCTTTTTATATCTATGGAATAGGAAATAATTTAGATAGAGAAAATTATTTCTTTTCAAGAATAAAATATAATTTACCTATTTTTATTCCTAGTAAAAATAATATAATTCAATTTGGTTATGTTGAAGATTTAGCATTAGCAATAGAAAGTTCAATAGAGAATTCAGATTTCTATAATCAAATTTTTAATATTTCTGGTGATGAATATGTTACTATGAGTGAATTTGCAGAAATCTGTGGAAAAGTTATGGCTAAAAAAGTTGCAATAAAATATATAAATACAGAAGAAAATAAGATAAAAGCAAGAGATTGGTTTCCATTTAGAGAAGTTAATCTTTTTGGAGATATTTCAAAGTTAGAAAATACAGGTTTTAGAAATACATATTCTTTGATACAAGGCTTAGAAAAAACATATAAATACAATGATGAAAATGATTTAATTACTAAACCTATTTTAAATAAGTTAGAAATTGAAAATTAA
- a CDS encoding adenylate kinase, with translation MINLNLVLFGAPGAGKGTQAKFIVDKYGIPQISTGDILRVAVANKTKLGLEAKKFMDAGQLVPDEIVNGLVAERLAEKDCEKGFIMDGFPRTVAQAKVLDEILTKLGKQIEKVIALNVPDKDIIERITGRRTSKVTGKIYHIKFNPPVDEKPEDLVQRADDTEEVVVKRLETYHNQTVPVLDYYKVQNKVTEIDGTKKLEDITQDIFKILG, from the coding sequence ATGATTAATTTGAATTTAGTATTATTTGGAGCACCGGGAGCAGGAAAAGGAACACAAGCAAAATTTATTGTTGATAAATATGGAATACCTCAAATTTCAACAGGGGATATATTGAGAGTAGCCGTAGCTAATAAAACAAAATTAGGTTTAGAAGCTAAAAAATTTATGGATGCAGGACAATTAGTTCCAGATGAAATTGTTAATGGATTAGTTGCTGAAAGATTGGCAGAAAAAGACTGTGAAAAAGGTTTCATAATGGATGGTTTCCCAAGAACTGTTGCTCAAGCAAAAGTTTTAGATGAAATATTAACAAAATTAGGAAAACAAATAGAAAAAGTTATAGCTTTAAATGTACCAGATAAAGATATAATAGAAAGAATTACAGGAAGAAGAACATCAAAAGTAACTGGAAAAATTTATCATATTAAGTTTAACCCACCAGTTGATGAAAAGCCAGAAGATTTAGTTCAAAGAGCAGATGACACAGAAGAAGTTGTTGTAAAAAGATTAGAAACATATCATAATCAAACTGTACCAGTTTTAGATTACTATAAAGTACAAAATAAAGTAACTGAAATTGATGGAACTAAAAAATTAGAAGATATTACACAAGATATATTTAAAATTTTAGGATAG
- the map gene encoding type I methionyl aminopeptidase, with protein MRLIKTLDEIKGIKKANQIIAKIYADIIPPYLKAGITTREIDKIIDDYIRSCGARPACIGVEGFYGPFPAATCISVNEEVVHGIPGDRVIKDGDIVSLDIVTELDGYYGDSAKTFAIGEIDEESRKLLEVTEKSREIGIEAAVVGNRLGDLGHAIQSYVEKNGFSVVRDFAGHGVGLDLHEEPMIPNYGRKGRGLKIENGMVLAIEPMVNVGTYKVAIMPDGWTVVTRDGKRSAHFEHSVAIIDGKAVILSELD; from the coding sequence ATGAGATTAATTAAAACATTAGATGAAATTAAAGGAATAAAAAAAGCTAATCAAATTATTGCAAAAATATATGCTGATATTATTCCACCATATTTAAAAGCAGGTATCACAACAAGAGAAATTGACAAAATAATTGATGACTATATCAGAAGTTGTGGAGCAAGACCAGCTTGTATTGGAGTTGAAGGATTTTATGGACCTTTTCCTGCTGCAACTTGTATTTCAGTAAATGAAGAAGTTGTACATGGAATCCCGGGAGATAGAGTTATAAAAGATGGAGATATAGTAAGCCTTGATATAGTAACAGAATTAGATGGATACTATGGAGATTCTGCAAAGACTTTTGCTATTGGTGAAATAGATGAAGAAAGTAGAAAACTTTTAGAAGTCACAGAAAAATCAAGAGAAATAGGGATTGAAGCAGCTGTTGTTGGAAATAGACTAGGGGACTTAGGACATGCTATTCAATCTTATGTTGAAAAAAATGGTTTCTCTGTTGTAAGAGATTTTGCAGGACATGGTGTTGGTTTAGACTTACATGAAGAACCTATGATACCAAACTATGGTAGAAAAGGTAGAGGTTTAAAAATAGAAAATGGAATGGTTTTAGCAATAGAACCTATGGTAAATGTTGGAACTTATAAAGTTGCTATTATGCCTGATGGTTGGACTGTTGTAACAAGAGATGGTAAAAGGTCTGCTCACTTTGAACATAGTGTAGCCATTATTGATGGTAAAGCTGTTATTTTAAGTGAATTAGATTAA
- a CDS encoding GNAT family N-acetyltransferase — translation MIEIRQLLNNKKDEALLFAKKVYIESKDESYSKQGIETFCNFVNNKEITKSFKVYGAFEDNVLKGLIATDSQKRHICLFFVDKVSQGKGIGKELMKAVINNNENSYITVNSSRYGVPIYEKLGFVKMEEEKERDGLKFTPMKLILKFNNI, via the coding sequence ATGATAGAGATAAGACAATTATTAAATAATAAAAAAGATGAAGCTTTATTATTTGCAAAAAAAGTTTATATAGAAAGTAAAGATGAAAGTTATAGTAAACAAGGAATAGAAACTTTTTGTAATTTTGTTAATAATAAAGAAATAACAAAATCATTTAAAGTTTATGGTGCTTTTGAAGATAATGTTTTAAAAGGACTTATAGCAACAGATAGCCAAAAAAGACATATATGCTTATTTTTTGTGGATAAAGTTTCACAAGGTAAAGGTATTGGAAAAGAATTGATGAAAGCTGTTATAAATAATAATGAAAATTCATATATAACAGTTAATTCTTCAAGATATGGAGTTCCTATTTATGAAAAATTAGGATTTGTGAAAATGGAAGAAGAAAAAGAACGAGATGGTCTTAAATTTACTCCTATGAAATTAATATTAAAATTTAATAATATTTAA
- a CDS encoding GNAT family N-acetyltransferase, translating into MNAEIDISNVKLETERLILRAWEITDLDNFFEYASVSGVGEKAGWEHHKNKDESLEILKMFIDEKKVFAIVLKENQKVIGSIGIEECRQDLDTNLENLLGRELGYVLSKDYWNKGIMIEAVSKVIEYCFKILKLNYLIATCFNYNIASKRVLEKLNFKFYKDIIIKTKYNTVEKSTLMILKNN; encoded by the coding sequence ATGAATGCAGAAATTGATATCAGTAATGTAAAATTAGAAACAGAAAGATTAATTCTTCGTGCTTGGGAAATTACAGATTTAGATAATTTTTTTGAATATGCTTCTGTAAGTGGTGTAGGTGAAAAAGCAGGTTGGGAACATCACAAAAATAAAGATGAAAGTTTAGAAATACTTAAAATGTTTATAGATGAGAAAAAAGTTTTTGCTATTGTTCTAAAAGAAAATCAAAAAGTTATTGGTTCTATTGGTATAGAAGAATGTAGACAAGATTTGGATACGAATTTAGAAAATTTACTTGGGAGGGAATTAGGTTATGTGTTAAGTAAAGACTATTGGAACAAGGGAATAATGATAGAAGCTGTTTCAAAAGTTATTGAATATTGTTTTAAAATATTAAAATTAAATTACCTAATAGCAACATGTTTTAATTATAATATTGCTTCAAAAAGAGTTTTAGAAAAATTAAATTTTAAATTCTATAAAGATATTATTATAAAAACAAAATACAACACAGTGGAAAAATCAACTTTAATGATTTTAAAAAATAATTAA
- a CDS encoding DKNYY domain-containing protein, whose protein sequence is MRGNNQKNSNIMIKTCIFMSLIIFLLCSIVILCIAFSSDDTYEIEKNGERYGKSEFYKYKDKIYVLVIGNGMLEVEGVDIPTFKVFDKDKEDERGNVGFDKNKIYFGNIAVSDLDTDKLYYVGNNYYSDGTNSYFCSTSPKFNEELSTGSAIIQNISHFFFKARKPQNYFYPYKKLETNKRLKKFEEIRNFATNGEEIYYAGEKLANADINTIKKIEEGLFYFVDKENVYYKSKLLSFKNNGKLKVFHEENGNIYYLYDEESRNVYADDCLFDTANAPYKVIGIDGTHNFSLLFISKDGVYFYDSLKKKQERIGDNIFKGEIKEIYPDIFSDDENVYYLDVYEDWAKKKVNNYFSLRKGPFNGELISRNTRIRYLDKKTAWENDWKKVADIYSDTNGSIWKKGNKYYYFDIYGFSQSIHKPIYEITDKEVLDYLLNFSKLKDRDIINLPDKIRSFISEGKLIAFNGEVKMTATIHFIEDPYAYSIPKIIFISIAFLIGLYGKYRKSKFSKK, encoded by the coding sequence ATGAGGGGGAATAATCAAAAGAATTCAAATATAATGATAAAAACTTGTATATTTATGTCATTAATAATTTTTTTATTATGTTCCATAGTTATACTTTGTATTGCTTTTTCTAGTGATGATACTTATGAAATTGAAAAAAATGGTGAAAGATATGGGAAAAGTGAATTCTATAAGTATAAAGATAAAATCTATGTTTTAGTTATTGGTAATGGAATGTTAGAAGTTGAAGGAGTAGATATTCCTACTTTTAAAGTCTTTGATAAAGATAAAGAAGATGAGAGAGGGAATGTTGGCTTTGATAAAAATAAAATTTATTTTGGAAATATTGCAGTTTCAGATTTAGATACTGATAAGTTGTATTATGTAGGAAATAATTATTATAGTGATGGTACTAATAGTTATTTTTGTTCAACATCTCCAAAATTCAATGAAGAATTGTCAACAGGAAGTGCAATTATACAAAATATATCTCACTTTTTCTTTAAAGCAAGAAAGCCACAAAACTATTTTTATCCATATAAAAAATTAGAAACTAATAAAAGATTAAAAAAATTTGAAGAAATAAGAAATTTTGCAACTAATGGAGAAGAAATATATTACGCAGGTGAGAAGTTAGCTAATGCAGATATCAATACAATTAAAAAAATTGAAGAGGGATTATTTTATTTTGTTGATAAAGAAAATGTTTATTATAAATCTAAACTTTTATCATTTAAAAATAATGGAAAATTAAAAGTATTTCATGAGGAGAATGGCAATATCTATTATCTTTATGATGAAGAAAGCAGAAATGTTTATGCAGATGACTGTCTTTTTGATACAGCAAATGCTCCTTATAAAGTTATTGGAATTGATGGAACACATAATTTTAGTTTACTTTTTATAAGTAAAGATGGGGTTTATTTTTATGACTCTTTAAAGAAGAAACAAGAAAGAATAGGAGATAACATTTTTAAAGGTGAAATTAAAGAGATATATCCTGATATATTTTCTGATGATGAAAATGTTTATTATTTAGATGTCTATGAAGACTGGGCAAAAAAGAAAGTAAATAATTATTTTTCATTAAGGAAAGGACCTTTTAATGGAGAATTGATATCAAGAAACACTAGAATACGCTATCTTGATAAAAAAACTGCTTGGGAAAATGATTGGAAAAAAGTAGCAGATATTTATTCTGACACAAATGGAAGCATATGGAAAAAAGGAAATAAATATTACTATTTTGATATTTATGGTTTTAGTCAATCAATACATAAACCTATCTATGAAATTACTGATAAAGAAGTTCTTGATTATCTATTGAATTTTTCAAAATTAAAAGATAGGGATATTATAAACTTACCAGATAAAATAAGAAGTTTTATATCTGAAGGAAAATTGATAGCTTTTAATGGTGAAGTAAAAATGACAGCTACTATACATTTTATTGAAGATCCTTATGCCTATAGTATTCCAAAAATTATTTTTATTTCTATTGCTTTTTTAATTGGATTATATGGAAAATATAGAAAATCTAAATTTTCTAAGAAATAA
- a CDS encoding DKNYY domain-containing protein, with the protein MKSNNLDDIIKKRKTSNTSFYFKIAIVIFGFLVLFSIPISLFYMGKVDGKSYEIKTNGEQYGTSNFFKYQGKIYVFTLNDGMQALENVDIETFKTLNSGDYFTQNIALDKNSVYFGNVIIPDLNPNKLEVLGNGYYTDGINTYFYSPFSELDKDSSKYIYPYKKMENIKNLKALKDFELFALDGDNVYYKGEILKNVDLNTLEIIDRNNEYFSDKKNVYYKSKLLPIKNSGKLKIVSSEQGDEFLYDEASSYVFIEDYSFDREKAPYKVIGNNGTNLYNLIFIGKDGIYYYDSEKKKQLKAGDNIFIGNIEEITPNIFTDDENIYYFSAFSVRSGSRKNLGELLSRNTDIYYLDKKDGWEKVKDIRESSIGSIWKKGNKYYYFNNLGIFHFTDNTIYEISDKETLNYLLSKADDETDDIKSEGLTAINTDYIRDLIKNKKLIAVSGEKKMTITINYKTDIVDKIFKYSIRIFIVICFIFTIFKNFRKSRGTSNENK; encoded by the coding sequence ATGAAGTCAAATAATTTAGATGATATTATTAAAAAGAGAAAAACTTCAAATACATCATTTTATTTTAAAATAGCTATAGTCATCTTTGGATTCCTTGTGCTATTTAGTATACCTATTTCTCTTTTTTATATGGGAAAAGTTGATGGTAAATCTTATGAAATTAAAACTAATGGCGAACAATATGGGACAAGTAATTTTTTTAAATATCAAGGAAAAATTTATGTTTTTACCTTAAATGATGGAATGCAAGCACTTGAAAATGTTGATATAGAGACATTTAAAACTTTAAATTCAGGAGATTATTTTACACAAAATATTGCTTTAGATAAGAATTCTGTTTATTTTGGAAATGTAATTATTCCTGACTTAAATCCAAATAAACTTGAAGTTCTAGGAAATGGTTATTATACTGATGGTATAAATACATATTTTTATTCTCCTTTCTCTGAACTTGATAAAGATTCTTCAAAATATATCTATCCTTATAAAAAGATGGAAAATATCAAAAATTTAAAAGCTCTTAAAGACTTTGAATTATTTGCACTTGATGGAGATAATGTCTATTATAAAGGAGAAATTTTAAAAAATGTTGATTTAAACACATTAGAAATTATAGATAGAAATAACGAATATTTTTCTGATAAGAAAAATGTTTATTATAAGTCAAAACTTTTACCAATTAAAAATAGTGGAAAGTTAAAGATTGTCTCAAGTGAACAAGGGGATGAATTTCTTTATGATGAGGCAAGTAGTTATGTTTTTATAGAAGATTATTCTTTTGATAGAGAAAAAGCTCCTTATAAAGTTATTGGAAATAATGGAACTAATCTTTATAATTTAATATTTATTGGTAAAGATGGAATATATTATTATGATAGTGAAAAGAAAAAACAGTTAAAGGCTGGAGATAATATTTTTATTGGAAATATAGAAGAAATTACTCCTAATATTTTTACTGATGATGAGAATATTTATTATTTCTCTGCTTTTAGTGTAAGATCTGGTAGTAGAAAAAATCTTGGAGAATTACTATCAAGAAATACAGATATATATTATTTAGATAAAAAAGATGGTTGGGAAAAAGTAAAAGATATTAGAGAAAGCAGTATTGGTAGTATCTGGAAAAAAGGAAATAAATACTATTATTTTAACAACTTAGGGATTTTCCATTTTACAGATAATACTATCTATGAAATTTCTGACAAAGAAACACTTAATTATTTATTATCAAAAGCTGATGATGAAACAGATGATATTAAAAGTGAGGGTTTAACAGCAATCAATACAGATTATATTAGAGACCTTATAAAAAATAAAAAATTAATAGCAGTTTCTGGTGAAAAGAAAATGACTATAACTATCAACTATAAAACTGATATAGTTGATAAAATTTTTAAATATTCTATAAGAATTTTTATTGTTATTTGTTTTATCTTTACTATTTTTAAGAATTTTAGAAAATCTAGAGGTACAAGTAATGAGAATAAATGA